The Cucurbita pepo subsp. pepo cultivar mu-cu-16 chromosome LG05, ASM280686v2, whole genome shotgun sequence nucleotide sequence CAATCAACAAAAGGTTTGATTTAGCTGTAGACCAGATCACCATGATTGATCCTGAGATCCCCAATAGATTCTTGTTTTGAAAAgtttctaaaaagaaattgcAGAAGAAGCAAAGAAGACAGAAGTCCATCAACAGACCTGCCTGAACAGTCAAGATCATGACTTCCACTCTTTAAATCAAAGATTTCAGAGGTATAACAAGAACCTGAATCAATCAAGCACATGATCCATCTAATCTAACTCCTTTCATCAAAATCCACTGTACTCGTttgaaataaagagaaaaagaagaagaaacacagCATGCTTGAAGAAAGGAGAGTAAATAGCATCAGAGAAAAGggtaaagaaagaagaaaacataaaattgagAAGTCAGTTGATGGGTGGTTGGGAAGGGTGAAGCAGAGGTGAAGAATGTTGAGAAAAACGTAAGTAACATAAAATCGGGAGAAAACCCAGAGCCCCCAATTGAAATAAGGGTACACACAGTTGAGTTAAAGTAAAGAAAGcataaaaataagaacataaaGATACCCGTCGGAGGCCTCTGAACGACATGACGATCGGAGGAGAGGTCGATGTGAGAAAGAGGATGAGAAAACTTGAtcaaaggaggaagaagaagagaaaggtCAGAATTGGTAGGCAAAGAAGAAGCGGAGGGAAAGGCAGAAGATATAGACACGAAAGATATAGACACTAAAGCTGCCAATTTCGCTAAACAACCCAGTCAAatattctctctttctccaccCTTTTTCACCCaacttcaaaaattaaataatagggactaaatagaaaaataaatttcaaatatgtatatattaaaaagaaaaggtttgattttttcttcctttttcgtTATAGAGCTtttgttcaaaatttaaataaaattgacttttgaatcttcaatttagattattcttttaaaaagtattaaattttattgtaaaaaagTTCGCGTTTTATGGACATGCTACTTCTAAACAAAAAGCAACTTTGTTAATGTTCGtgttgaattttgtttaatatattcggtcaataaattataaataaaaataatttaattattagacgacttttattatttataaagctttaaaagattataaattaatagttGAATGGATaagacaaataaatataaaaatgtttggNaaaaaaaaaaaaaaaaaaaaaaaaaaaaaaaaaaaaaaaaaaaaactgatgaGTTGAGAAAAAGTTGGAAAAGGTTGCGTGGTAGTAACGCAGGGTTGTCCTTAATGATGTGCTATGGGTATTGAGGGCGCCACATTCCATCAATTCCTCGCACGTGTACCTCTTCCCCACATGCTTtactttattctcttttcattcattttaccttttttttttcttttaaacaaatgaaaattgatttccaagtttggaaattaaactttataaattttaaccaTCCCTccaaaaaatgtaataaaagatttggtatatttttaaacattttaacattttattaaatatcaattataaaattcaaaattatattcttcttcttcttttttttttttttaaacatgggATAGacttaaaatgatatttttttaaaatatctttttttgaattgaaatgtttgttttttaggtGAGAGGAAACCAATCTCCACCGTCCAATGGCCCCACAGCAATTAACGTCTGATGTCGATAACATTTGGTCTGAAAGTCGGCCATAAGTGGGGTGGGGGTCCGACGTTTCCTTGGCGCCgcgtattttattattattattattattattatatgttacaaaataataaactaataataataataaataccgGCAGTTGGAGGCCCAAGGTCAAGCACGCTTAATCTGACCCAGCCGCCGCGGACCTGCTACAGCCCAGGTCCAATCACTAGGTCTTTATGGGCCCTCTCCGCAGCCAAGGTCAACCATACTTAATCTGACCCACCGCCGCGGACCTGCTACAATCCAGGTCCAATCACTTGGGCTTTATGGGCCCTCTCCGCAGCCAAGGTCAAGCACGCTTAATCTGACCCAGCCGCCGCGGACCTGCTATAGCCCAGGCCCAATCACTTGGGCTTCATGGGCCCTCTCCGCAGCCAAGATCAAGCACGCTTAATCTGACTCAGCCGCCGCGGACCTGCGACAGCCCAGGCCCAATCACTTGGGCTTTATGGGCCCTCTCAGCAGCCAAGGTCAAGCACGCTTAATCTGACCCAGCCGCTGCGGACCTGCTACAGCCCAGGCCCAATCACTTGGGCTTTATGGGCCCTCTCAGCAGCCAAGGTCAAGCACGCTTAATCTGACCCAGCCGCTGCGGACCTGCTACAGCCCAGGCCCAATCACTTGGGCTTTATGGGCCCTCTCAGCAGCCAAGGTCAAGCACGCTTAATCTGACCCAGCCGCTGCGGACCTGCTACAGCCCAGGCCCAATCACTTGGGCTTTATGGGCCCTCTCAGCAGCCAAGGTCAAGCACGCTTAATCTGACCCAGCCGCTGCGGACCTGCTACAGCCCAGGCCCAATCACTTGGGCTTTATGGGCCCTCTCAGCAGCCAAGGTCAAGCACGCTTAATCTGACCCAACCGCCGCGGACCTGCTACAGCTCAGGCCCAACTACTTGGGCTTTATGGGCCCTCTCAGCAGCCAAGGTCAAGCACGCTTAATCTGACCCAACCGCCGCGGACCTGCTACAGCCCAGGCCCAACTACTTGGGCTTTATGGGCCCTCTCAGCAGCCAAGGTCTTTAATCTGACCCAACCACGGCGGACCTGCTATAGCCCAGGCCCAATCACTTGGGCTTTATGGGCCCTCTCTGCAGCCAAGGTCAAGCACGCTTAATCTGACCCAGCCGCCGCGGACCTGCTATAGCCTGGGCCCAATCACTAGGGCTTTATGGGCCCTCTCCGCATAGAAAGcataaacatgtttttgaCAATTATTTGTTGTTATCTATAATGTAAAAGCTTTATATGAATATagtgtttaaaattaaataacccaaaattttggaCATTAATGGTCTCCCAAAAGCATAgattaatttatgaatgatGTGAAAAATGATAAAGAGTTAGGtgaaaacataaatttcaaacttggAAAATTCAATTTACCCTTCAAATTCAACACTTAAGAATTAATTATTCTtcaccatttctttttcttaattttcaaaacctctcataactttttctttctttgttgaaTACATATAGAAAgttaattaaactattattttgttattaagtAACTAAGTTCATATTATGTGTATTCCAAATCATATTCAAGTGTATGGCTTGGATTTTGTGAAGTAGTGGATTTTGATTCTCAGGCGGTGGATTTGGATCCTCGAGAAGTTATGGATGACAGAATTtggatataaaaattaaaaaacgaGGATCAAATCTCCCGTctcaaaaacaaatcaaaatcaaaatgtgtgaatctcaattatttaatcttaATCCGTCACTCATTCACATTATATTATCaactaaatatattatctCATTGAATGAATATGTCATAATCAATTCAACGTCAACCCATACAGTAAGGCAATACttattaagaaattgaaatatgaatttaatcTCGGAACTTACATACTTTTTGGTTGATAAGGGTATGGATTTCATTAATGAAGAAAGTGGTGATATTGGGAGCTGTCGGCCAAAGTCAGTGTGATATTGATATCAATATTTGTTGTCTGTTTTCAAATCGGTACAACATTCCACaccttctttctcttcaaTCCACACCCTttctaatctaaatccaaATTCTCTGCAACTTACTTACTTTTCGTTTTACCAAAGCAATCAAATTTcatgcttttattttctttcttagaTTAGTAAAACCATTGTATATATATGAGCAACACCTTTACCATATGTTAGGTATTAACCCTACCCTCCCACACCTACCGTTCATATCCATTAGATGACAAACCAGAGAAGATAATtgatatatatgtataaaaaaCGTTGTTGCTATTCGAGTAGAGATGTCTACAAGCAGGGACATGGAATCCTTTTTCGTCCCTATCCTCGCctcttatttcaatttccatcCTCAAAATTCATCATTTATGTGAGATATCggatcgattggagaagagaacgaaacattctttgttgagggtgtgaaaactcctctctaacatacgtgttttaaaattgtgaggctgacgttCATACATAACAGGTTAAAGCAGgttaaagcgaacaatatctactgaaAGTAAGTTGTGGTTgttaacatttattttcataggATTTCAGACAAAAATTTATCTTTACTCCGTTAAATAAACCCCTTTGTTCGAGAATAGTCCCATATTTCaccaaaattataatgatttcacAACAAAATTTTGTGATTACCATGAAAACTCACATCCCACATGGACTACTAAAGCTTAGAGTTCCAATCAAGTCCACTTTGTTGTTGTGAGTTATTCAAATCATGTAAAGAAAAGGGTTTgcaaatataacaaaaagGGTAGCAAATCTTTGGGAAGATCACTTCTTTTGTGTACTTTTGAATGTATTTTCACCTCACCCATAGCAAttcaaataaactaaaattgagTGCATGCAATGAATGGAGGAGAGGCCATGCGTAAAAAGCAAAGCTCCTATAAATTATCCACAAGTTTCTTGGGCACCATCGTCCCCGAagttcaagcccactgttCATGTCGACGAGATGTGCCTCTTAAAGTGCTTCATGGCTTGCTTTGAGACCAACCACAAGTGACATCATTACCACGTAACATAAAAGCTACCCTTCCTCATTTCAGATATATTAAATTGCAAAGCTGCTGACTAACTTCCGCCGATTCATACCACTTTCTGACTTGAATTGAGAAAATAAGAaactcttttcatttttatattataaactaGATTGTGTAAAATCATGATGAAGAATTCTTTGtgcaattaataattaattcatcGTCAAAAATGGCTCACACCCATATGTTAAACAACAATTTAGATCAAAATCTTCCTTTTACCTTGAAGTTTCAAAGTCCCCCAAAACATAATTACACCTTTAATTAGTGGTTGTGTGGCCTCCAAGAATTTGTTAAGGAATGTGCTAAATGGTCCATATTCTTGAAAATAGCTCCAAAAATAGCTCCAAGGTTGAATTATAGTATACCTACTCAGTATTGGAATACAACATAGGGTTATTCGAAAATTAAACtacatcaaaagaaaaaattaggaatctaaaaagaatattctttaaaaaaaattgaattattgtaATGTTTAGACCCAAAAGGAAGGGGTTGATATATACACATCAGCCACTAGCCTCTTTTATTGACCTAAGTTCATCCCATcatagtttataataaaattcaacatcaaaatgtcaaaatttgcGCTCAcatgtatatatttatgataGTTATAGCTTGGAATTTTATTTACtgtattaatatatttgatttgatggtAAGAAgatgaattaagaaaaaaaaatgaggtgGATTTGAAGGAcataaattaaagatttaagattgaaaaagaaaaacgcaCGTTTTAATTTGAGTAAGGAAGGGTGATGGGATGAGATGGAGAGGCCCACgatggaaaggaagaaagacaGCGGTGAGTCGACGTTTCCTGGAAGCATTGTTGGGGGATTTTTGCCCTTTTAAAACCCACACAAGTGCGCCCTCTTTGTACCCTTTTCTGTACCCATCTTCTTCCCACTTTCCCTTTCATCCccttttcatctttatatatatatatatatctatatatgtaACTCAAGCTCTTATCTTTGGGCTTctgtagagagagagacagatccattgatcatcatcatcatcttcttcttcttcagagCTCCAAAGAAGTAAGGGAAAGAGATGGTGAGAGGTCCATGCTGTGAGAAAATGGGGCTCAAGAAAGGTCCTTGGACCCCTGAAGAAGACCAGATTCTCATCAATTATATCAACCTCTATGGCCATGGAAACTGGCGAGCCCTCCCAAAACAAGCTGGTAATTCATTCTtcacttctttctttctttaattcttcTAATCAATCTAAAACTTCAACCAAAATGTTTCCTTTTCAAAccccattaaaaaaaaatccaccttttcttcttctccctttcgaaaaaaaagatgacatagttaaatgaacacaactctacacaatagtatgatataagttttcatccatttgctttgggcttctcaaaaggcctcattccaatgaagagagtattattagattataaactcatgaacattctctaaattaactggattataaactcatgaacattctctaaattaactGAGGTGAGACACCATTTCTTATgattcttttgaaatatttcagGGTTATTACGGTGTGGAAAAAGTTGTAGACTTCGATGGACAAATTACCTAAGGCCAGACATTAAAAGAGGAAATTTCACTCAACAAGAGGAGGAAACCATTATGAAGCTACACCAAATGCTTGGAAAcaggtttgttttttttttttttggaaatttgatTGATCACGTGACTCTGGTGTCCTCGTGAGAAGATAGGATTAACAAggctaattaataattaattacatccATGACTGCATAGGTTTTAATCCATTTTATGTCATCATGTGACACTAACCAACAAAACTGCCAACATTGAACTTGACGAacatgttttttgttttcaaccGATTAAAGATTTCGATACTTAGCAATGAAATTAACTAActatctttttattaatttctagATGGTCGGCAATTGCTGCAAGATTACCGGGAAGAACCGACAACGAGATTAAAAACGTGTGGCACACTCATTTGAAGAAAAGGATTACACAAAATTACGCCACTCCACAACTCAGAAATTACACCGCTGTGAACCGACAGAGCTACGGCGGGGATATCCCCGCCGTGGCTGGAGAAGAATCAGCAGCACAATCCTACAAATTTACGACCTTTCATTCCATGCAGAGCTGTGGTTCGGCTTCTTCGCCGCCCCATTGCTCCAGTGAAAGCTCCTCCATCGTCACGGCAGAGAACGGTGAGTTGTCGACAAATAATCTGCCGGAAGCCGACGACAGCTTCTGGATGGAAGTTTTGGCCAATGACCAAATCGCCATGGTAGGGAGCCAACAGGGATTTGTAGGTGAAATATATGAGGGCCAGTTTGGTAATTTGACAATGGAGCAGCCAGTTAATGAGACTATGGATTTTTGGTATAATATTTTTGCNtttttttttttttttttttttttttttttttttttttttttttttttttttttttttttttttttttttgaggagAGGGATTGGATTCACTATTACAAAAGTTGTCAAAATTTACGGGGGTTTTAATAGATTaacaaagtttaaaaaataaataaaaaaatgaatacagaaaaatatacctaaaaaaaaggtatttttgagtTAGTATATATGATTTCCATACTttataacaaatatattttctttttatattaacTGGTTGAAatatattactattattattttattgttttggaaaagtaacatgtttttatttttggttttggttcttAAATATGATATGGGCATGTGGGGGTTCTCGTGATTcgtattttattatatagtttgtcacctttataaattaaaaaatatgaattgattatattataatatgactgttttcctttttcatctaaaactaAAGTTAGTGGGGCCTTTAATGTGGataatctctccctaataaataaatgaaatttatattgCAAATAGTAATGCGGACATTTTTGTGCCACTATGTAagatttgtatttttttgacGATCAATTTCTATGTCGTATTCAAATTGGATTCTTCGCCGCCAATTAGTCCATATGACTGGTATGTATCTCCATCAgctttatgattttaaaatatttttattagagaggttttcatatctttataataaatgtttgttctcttctacaacggacgtgggatctcactcacaatccactctccttgagggcccaacgttctctcCGGCACACCTcagactctgataccatttgtagtaTCCCAAGTCCACTATTAACAGAAATTGTATTCGTTTGGATTTCACTTTTGAACTttcctttgaaattttaaaatgcgtgcgctaaagagaggtttctgaaccaaaccaaaaatcaaacaaaagtGAACATGAACACATCCATATCTGGTATAGCATGCTAGTTTGGCAAAACATATAAAGAAAGAGAGACAAGTGGTGAGGGCAGAGAAAGaataatgagagagagagagagagagagagagagagagaaagagagacaAATGGTGGGCGTGTAATATAACCAATTCCATGCATCACCACGTCCCGGATTCCATTTCAGAAATCACCCCAAATGTTGCTTCATTTCAACCCCAAGCACCCACCTTTGGCCCTATATATTAACCCCTTTTCCAGTTCAATTTCATCCCACCATCTCCTTTTTAACCACTTTCTACAATGGCTACCAAACTGGTACTAGCGATTCTGCTGTGCTTTGCTGTATCGTCTTTGGTGAGCGCTCAGGGGCCTGAGAGGCGGCGGCGCTTCAGGGAAGAAGCTCAGCAATGCCGGCTCGACAGGCTTCAGGCAAGGCCGCCCTCGCGTCGGATCGAGTCGGAGGGAGGCATTAGCGAGATTTGGGATGAATCAGAGGAAGAGTTTCAGTGTGCTGGAGTTGCTGCCATGAGAAGCATCATAAGGCCCAACTCTCTCACTGTTCCTATGTTCCAAAGCTCCCCCATGCTTATTTACGTGGAGCAAGGTATCAGTCCCTACAAACCTCGCCACATAACACTCTGTTTTAAGCGTATTATGAATAATTGGTTACAAATGGGGTGGAACAGGGGAAGGGTTCATGGGGCTGAATTTCCCAGGGTGCGCAGAGACATACGAGGCACAATCATCCCAATCTTCAAGACGGTCTTCAAGGCGTCTGGGGCGTCGAGTTGGCGCTGGCAAAGAGGAAGACCAACACCAAAAGGTGCGCAGAGTCCGCCGTGGTGACATGATCGTCGTCCCCGCAGGTACTGTCAAATGGTGCCACAACGACGGCGGTCAAGACCTTGTCCTCGTCTCCTTCTTGGATCTCAACAACGAGGACAACCAACTGGACCTCCGCATCAGAGTATTCCAATTCTCCcttcaaaaccaaaaacattTCAGTACCAAAAAGAGATCTCTGTTCTCATACACGTGTTTTGTACAGGCATCATTCTTGGCCGGTGGAATTCCAAGAGAAGCATTAAGGCAATTTAGAGGATCAGGAGAATCAAGAGGATCAAGATCGTCAGAGGATCTAGTGAACATCTTCTTTGGGTTCGATCAGGAGCTTCTTGCAGAGGCATACAACATTCCATCAGACCTGGCCAGGAAAATCCAAGAACAAAGGAGCAGCGGATTGATCGTGAAGTGCGAGGAAGACATGTCGTTTTTGACAccggaggaggaagaggaagaaccGAGTGCATCCCCTTCTTCCAATGGGCTGGAAGAAACCATCTGCACTGCACGAGTCCAGCACAACATGAACACACAAAAGGAAGCCGATGTGTACTCAAGGGAGTCCGGTAGAATCAACATTTTGAACCGACTCAAGCTCCCCATTCTCAAATACATGGACATGAGTGCTGAGAAAGGCCATCTTTTCccggtaaaaaaaaactaattcgTTTACCTCCTTCCAACCTCCATTCCTAACATTTGGCTTCCCCTGTTGCAGAACGCTCAATACAACCTGCACTGGTCAATCACCGACCACAGATTGGTGTACGTGGTGGAGGGAGAGGCAGAAATTCAGATATCGGATGACTACGGCAACCAAGTGTTCAAGGAGAGGGTTTCGAAAGGAAACATGTTTGTGATCCCCCAATTCTACGCCTCGCTAGCCCAGGCAGGCCCAGAAGGGTTCGAATGGGTCACTTTCAAGACCTCAAAGCAGCCCATGAAAAGCCCAGTCGTTGGCTACACCTCCCTCTTCAGAGCCCTCCCGCAACAAGTCCTGGAACAATCATTCCAAATCACAGCAGGAGAGGCCCAGCAACTGAAGCAGACCAGAAGCAGACACACTTTCCTGTTCCCTcccagcagcagcagcagccgcCGTAGGTTCCCTTAAAGAAGGAGAAGCTCCCTTTTGCAAGTGGTAGAGAGTagagagataaaagaaaaCGAATAAGGCCAGACGGTACCACAGCGCAGTagagtttttaaattatggttatatgtaataataaaatatatgaatgcAATAAAAAATATGTGCCCGCCCGGCCTTCTTTCCTCATTTTCTCTTCATatgttttccattttattttcattattaagcATATCAGCTATAGACTTAAATATGATCCATACTAAATGTGtaaattcaaacaattaattaatgaatgcACCATACAAACAAAAGTTGTGTAATTACTAATTAACAACAAAcatgtttaattaattggtTTCATTAAATGTATTTGTTGCAATTAAAGTTTTCCCGAgtaatattcaatttattacttatttattaactcAATTAGTGATGGATTAGTACTCAAAGAGTGTACTAAATAAAACCTAT carries:
- the LOC111794950 gene encoding transcription factor MYB14-like, with product MVRGPCCEKMGLKKGPWTPEEDQILINYINLYGHGNWRALPKQAGLLRCGKSCRLRWTNYLRPDIKRGNFTQQEEETIMKLHQMLGNRWSAIAARLPGRTDNEIKNVWHTHLKKRITQNYATPQLRNYTAVNRQSYGGDIPAVAGEESAAQSYKFTTFHSMQSCGSASSPPHCSSESSSIVTAENGELSTNNLPEADDSFWMEVLANDQIAMVGSQQGFVGEIYEGQFGNLTMEQPVNETMDFC
- the LOC111794715 gene encoding 11S globulin seed storage protein 2-like yields the protein MATKLVLAILLCFAVSSLVSAQGPERRRRFREEAQQCRLDRLQARPPSRRIESEGGISEIWDESEEEFQCAGVAAMRSIIRPNSLTVPMFQSSPMLIYVEQGEGFMGLNFPGCAETYEAQSSQSSRRSSRRLGRRVGAGKEEDQHQKVRRVRRGDMIVVPAGTVKWCHNDGGQDLVLVSFLDLNNEDNQLDLRIRASFLAGGIPREALRQFRGSGESRGSRSSEDLVNIFFGFDQELLAEAYNIPSDLARKIQEQRSSGLIVKCEEDMSFLTPEEEEEEPSASPSSNGLEETICTARVQHNMNTQKEADVYSRESGRINILNRLKLPILKYMDMSAEKGHLFPNAQYNLHWSITDHRLVYVVEGEAEIQISDDYGNQVFKERVSKGNMFVIPQFYASLAQAGPEGFEWVTFKTSKQPMKSPVVGYTSLFRALPQQVLEQSFQITAGEAQQLKQTRSRHTFLFPPSSSSSRRRFP